DNA from Chloroherpetonaceae bacterium:
GGGATTACTATTTACTTTCGTCCGCCACAAAATTGGAATGCCCAGAGAATTTATTTCTATGAAGCATCTCCTTCAGTGACAACTCCAAGTTGGGATGGATCACCTTCAATGTCTTCAATGGGCAATGGGTGGTTTTCTTACACAATTCCTTCTGTTACGAGTATTAGAGTAATTTTTCGGGATAATGCAAATAATCAGATTCCTGCATCTCTTCAACCCGGTTTTATAAGAACTGCTTCCGGATGGTACGATGGGACAACAAATTCTTGGACTGACTCGAGCCCACTTAGCACACCAAGACAAAGAGAAATCGAAATGAAAGTTGAGTTGCTTCAGAATTATCCTAATCCTTTTAATCCATCCACATTTATCACTTACCAACTTACAGAACCTTCAGTTGTAAATTTGGAGATATTCGACGTTTTTGGTAGAAAAGTTGTAACATTAGTTAACCGTCTTCAAGGTTTAGGAAGATACAGCGTAAGATTTGATGCGTCGGAGCAAAAACTAAGTAGCGGGACATATTTTTATCGGATAAATACAAAAGGAACCAAGTCATTTTCAAAAACGCTTAAAATGACTTTGGTGAAATAAGCAACAGAATGAATTTTTTTGTTACTTTGTATTTTCAAAGAAACACAAAACCAAGATTCAATGAAAGCGAGTGTATTAGAAGGCGCAGGTCACAAATTACGATTGCTTGAAGTTCCTGAACCATTGCCATCGCCTAATGATGTTATCATTGAGTTGAAGGCTGCAGCTTTAAATCACCGTGATGTTTGGATTCAAAAAGGTCTCTATCCCGGTTTAAATTTGGCCGTAACCTTGGGTTCAGATGGGTGTGGGGTCGTAAAAGCTTGTGGAAGTCAAGTAAGTGAAGAATGGTTAAACAAGGCGGTAATTATTAACCCAAGCATTGAATGGGGAATCGATGAAAATGTTCATGATGCAAACTTTAAAATCTTAGGTTTACCTGAAGATGGTACTTTTGCTGAATGCGTTCGCGTTCCTTCCTCGAATATATACCCTAAGCCAAAACATCTAACCTTTGAACAGGCTGCTGCACTTCCTTTAGCAGGTTTAACAGCATACAGAGCACTTTTTTCAAGAGCAAAATTGAAACCCGGAGAAAAAATACTTATTACTGGAATAGGTGGAGGTGCAGCCTTGATGGCGATGCAATTTGCTTTGGCTGCGAAAGCAAATGTTTATGTCACTTCAAGTTCAAATGAAAAGTTACAAAAAGCTGCACAATTTGGAGTTAAAGCTGGTTTCCTTTATACAGACTCTAAATGGCAAGAGAAAGTCATGAAAGAAGTGGAAGGTTTTGATGTTATAGTAGATAGTGCAGGTGGAGAAAATTTTGATAAACTGATTTCGCTTGCGAATCCAAGTGGTAGAATTGTAACATTTGGCGCCACTGCCGGAACCGTAAAAGAGATCAACATAAGAAAACTGTTTTGGAAACAACTTTCAATTTTAGGGACTACAATGGGCTCGGCGAATGATTTTGAGAATATGCTGAAATTTGTAAAAAAACATAAAATCGTACCGATTATTGACAGCAATTTTCTTCTTCAAGAAGCTGAATTTGCAATGAGAAAGATGGAAAGAGGAGAGCAATTTGGAAAAATAGTTCTTAAAATAACTAACTAAAACAGAAGTGAGGGAAATATGTCAGTAGAAGTAAAGGTAAAACACACCACTGAAGTTGTTATACAAGCAATTAACAGGCAAATTGCGAATACTTATTTGCTTTCAATTAAGTACAAGAAATTTCATTGGCATGTTTCGGGGCCATTCTTTAAGCAGTTGCATGATCTTTTTGATATGCACCACGGTCAATTATTGACGATAATCGATGATTTAGCCGAGAGATCAAGATCTATCGGAGGTCATCCAATTGCAACTGCAAGTGAATTCATAAACAATTCAGAACTCGAAGAAGCAATGGGTTATAACTTTTCACCCTTACAGATGGTTGAAATGCTCTATTCCGATTCTGATCTTATCATCGATTCTCTTCATGAAGATATCATTCAGGCAACCAATGATTCTGACCCCGGAACGGCAGATTTGTTTACAAGTATCGTTCAAACGATACAGAAGCAAGCTTGGTTTTTAGCAGAAACAAAAGCCCGTGGAACATTGCTTTAATTTATTTTTCTCTATTATGGCCTGCACGCGCAGGCCATTTTTATTTTCATTAGAATTTCATGAGCTATAAATCAATATCTCGAATTTCACTTCTTTGTTTGATTTATATATCCTGTAACCCACCATCCCCATTCGTTCAGTTACCATTGAGCGATAAATCTGAAACACATCGCATTATTCTTCAAGATAAACTTGATTCGTTGTTTCATAAGTATCAATGTTCCGGGTTAGTAATAACAATAACCAATAAAGACTCATTGATTTTTTCCTATGCAAATGGATATGCGAAAATGGGTGAAAAGAAGCCAATAACGCTTAACACATATTATCGAATTGCTTCAATCTCGAAAGTTTTCATTGCCCTAACGATAAAAAAAATGGAAGTAGATGGACTTTTGAATTTAGAGGATGATGTTTCAAAATATTTAGGGTTCAAATTTAGAAATATCAAGAACCCAATGGTGCCGATAAAACTGAAGTATCTTCTCAATCATACCTCCAGTCTTAAAGCAGATGAATCCATCGGATTGATTAATGGCGATGTTTATCGATCCCCACTAAAAGTTATTTTTGATTTTTCTGATAGTAAAAACAGGGATGCCATAAGCAGTTATTGGTCTGATACAAAACCCGGAGAGGAGTTTGCTTACTCTAATTTTGCATATCTCATTTTGGCTTCTGTGATTGAGAAAGTTGTCAATTTTGACTTTAACGATTACTTAAAACAATCGATCTTTCTACCGATGAATTTGAAAGCAACCTTCAACCAAAGTGAGTTGGCGGATTCTTTGATAGGATATACCTATAGAAACATCGACGGAACTTGGGTTGCACAATCAGACAGCATTTATGTTAGCAAGCATAAAAAAAGACAATTTGGTGAAAATCTTATTGTGTATTCCCCAATGGGAGGACTTAGAATATCAGCTTTAGAACTTGCAAAAATTCAGAAAGAAATCCTGAACCTTAGTTCCAAAGGAAAAATATTTGGATTGCCAGAAAAATCTTTCAGAGAATTGATTCTGGATTCCATTGTTACAAAAGATAAAAGCTTTGAAATTTATTCACTTGGGTTTCATCATACAAAGCAATTGAACGTTGGAGAGAAATGGATTGGGCATCCCGGCGAGGCCTATGGTTTGTTAAGTGGTTGGTATTATTCTCCTGAAAAGTCCTTGGGAATCACCATCATTATTCCCGGTTCAACTTATCAATCAACGCAAACGGAATTTTACGACATAGAGAAATCGATTCACTCGCTGTTGATGACCTATATCGATTTAATCGACAATCACGCGCCTAACCCGAGGTGATACCGAACTAATCAATTCATAACTAATACTTCCAGCTTTTTTTGAAATCTTATCAACATGTATTTCAGGATGACTCCATCCAAAAATGGTTGCGATATCGCCTTCGTTTATACTTGCATCATTTTCAAGGTTAACCATCATTTGATCCATAGTAATGATTCCCACTTGATTGAAAATTTTCCCATTAATAAGTACTTTCAAATTATTTGATAACAGCCTTGGTATGCCATCGGCATATCCAATCGAGATCGTTGCAATTCGTGTTCTTCTCCAAGCTTTCCATTTCCTTCCATAACTAACAGTAGTGCCCTTTTCAATCCATTTAGTAAAAGTAACCTTAGATTGAAGTTGCATAACCGGTCGAAAATTAAAGCTATTTGACGGAGTATAAAATGGGATTATTCCATACAATAAGATTCCGGGTCGTACCGCATCTAAATGAGTTTCGCGATCACTGATAATTGCTCCACTATTGGCGCAGTGTTTCATAAAAGGGACTTGAATAGATTGTTCAATAGAACTACAAACCTCCAAAAAAAGCGCCAATTGTTTTCTTGTAAATGCTAAATCTTCACCACTTGATGCAAAATGTGTATAAACACCCCGTAAGTTTAAATACTTCGAGCTATGAATTAACTCTGCAATCTTCATTGCTTCTTTTGGGTTGCATCCTAAGCGGCTCATTCCGGTGTCTATTTTAAGATGAACATTCAAAACTTTTAAATTTGAAGCCGTAATAGACTCAGCAAAACGGAGCGATTCAAAACCCGTGATTGTTGCTTCGATATCATGTTTTAAGTAAAATGGAATTTGATCTGGTAGGGGGGCTGAAAATGCCAGAATTTTGGGTGTTGTTGTAAACTTAATTGAATTTTTCTTTTGCAAAAAGTAACGAAGCAGAATTCCCTCGTTAACATTAGCAACACCAAAATAGTCGATGTTAGATTCAATGAGTGACGGTATAACTGCATCAATTGAGTGTCCGTATGCGTTTGCTTTAACAACTGCGATGATTTTACATCGAGATTCAAGATGTTGACGAATATGATCAACGTTATGTATAAGATTTCGTTTTGAAATAAAAGCTTCTGTAAGTTGCTCATCAGGTAATGAATATCGTTCAGTTAACCCTTCTGCAAGTATGTCTATATCTTCGACAGCCAAAATGATATCGTTTAAGGTTCAATTTAGTAGTTTGATCCGGTCTCTGAAGGAGTCGTTTTACATGATGCTTCTTGAACAATTTTTACACTAGCCGAAGCTCCTATTCTGGTAGCCCCATACTCAATCATTTTTTTGGCGGTCGTATAATCCCTTACCCCCCCCGATGCTTTTATTCCAAAACCCTCACCAACTGCCATTCGCATAAGTTTAATATCTTCTACAGTAGCGCCACCTTTAGAAAAACCTGTTGATGTTTTAACAAAATCTGCACCAGCGTTTTTACATAAGATTGAAGCAATGATCTTTTCTTGATCCGTCAATAAAGTCGTTTCGATAATTACTTTGACCAAAGCGTGATGTTTTTTTGCTGTTTCGACAACAATCTGAATATCTGATTCTACCAAATCATAATTTTTAGATTTGATTTCCCCAATGTTTACAACCATATCTATTTCAGTTGCGCCGTCATTACAAGCTAAGTCTGTTTCAAATGCTTTTACTTTGCTATGTGTAGCACCTAAAGGAAACCCAACTACAGTACAGACTTTGACATCTGTACCTTTAAGCATTGTAGCAGATAACTTAACAAAATGAGGGTTTACGCAAACTGAAGCGAATCCATTCTCCTTGGCTTCTAAACAAAGTGCAATGATTTCATCTCTTGAAGCATCTGGTTTTAAGAGTGTATGATCGATGTACTTTGCAAAGGCAAAATTTGGGATGCAAATATTTTCTTTAAGACAAATACGATCTGCTCCAGAGTCAACATAGTTTTTAACTTCTGTTGAAGCTTTCTTGGCATCGATTCCAATTGCTCTTTTGAGTACATTATGTGCGGCTAAGTATGTAGCGTTCATTCGTTTTTGTATAATTTGATGGTAAGATGTTCTATAGAGTCACGGTTTCCAAGCAGATATAGAAGATATTCTTCAGCATCTTGATCACTTTTAAGTTGTAACCATACACCCTCGGGATAAGAAACACTTGAAGGTGCAAAGTCGCATGCATCTAAACAACCTGATTTATTTGCTCTAAATAGATCTGTAAGATGAAGCTCTTTAAGTCGCCTTTTCAAATACAATTGAACTTGTTCACTTTGATGCTTTCCACAATGTTTTTCGTTGAGACAAATAAAAAGGTGTGACCTAAATCTCATGAGACATAATTTTTATATTGATTCAATCTGTAATCAAAGGCGAAAATATGCTATCTTCGCGAAAGATACTCGAGGTTTATGCTATTGAAAAGAACACAATCATATTTTAAAGTGGGTATAACCTTTGGACATTGTCAGTTTTTGCTTAAATTGAATCGTTATTGAAATCAAACCAAGTGCTTGCGATTGACATCTTTACAAGCACTGCTTTCACCAAATGGTATTATCCGTGTAAGCAACCTGTAAACACTGTCACCTCAACTAAATCATTCCAGCTTTGAAGCGAGTTTTATTCATCTCTTTTATCCTCTTTTTTGTTGTGTGCGGCGAGGTCGCCTATACACAAACAATTCAGGAAGGCCAAGAGGTTTCTGGTGCTGTAACTACCTCTGCTCAAAATGATCGTTTTTACTTTTATGACCTCCTATCAAAACAAAAATTCCTTTCGAGTTTAAGTGCGAGTATTCAAACAATTTCTGAAACTGTAAATAAAAAAGGTTTAGAACCAAAATCATCGTCTTCATATCTAACCGTTGATGATTTTATTCTAAATAGAGCGAAACGAAAAAACGAGATTGATAGCCTAATTGAGTTGAATAACCTTACTGTTAATCAACTTGAAAAGTCAAAATCTGAAATTGAACAAATTTTAACTCTAGAATCTTTAAACTCATCGACTACTGCTAAAAGTAAAAATCTTAAGAAAAGATTAGAGGCAATTGAAAAGCAAGTCTTAAGTCTCAAGAATCAAGTCGCCGGATTGAAAAGTGAACAAGACAGTTTGTTTTCAGCCACTTCGAATTTCGTACCATTCCAAGAGCGGTATCGAGACCGATGGAGAAAGAGGCTAAACAAAGCAGCAGAAACCCCAAAACCACTTCCAGATATTGAACAAGAAGTTAAATCTTTTAGTGAAACTCAGTCGGACTTTAGAGCAATTACAAATACGGCTCAAAATCGTGGAGTTTCTTTAGAGTCAATTAATTCAGAAGTTTCTACCCTTGAATCCGAAATAGAAGCAAACGCGTCGCTGTCTCAAGAAATTTTAGCGCTCTTAAGCAGACTAAAAAAAGGTAAGGAATCAGCAGAGCTTGATATTGCAAGACTAAAATTCAAGAGATCCCCTCAATTAGGTAGAAGAGAAAGTCTGCTTGCAGAAGGTGAAGAGCCATTCCAAAAGCTAATTCGCGACTATGTGAACGACTTTGGAGCCGCTCAAAAAATTAGTACCGCTGACTTCGGATATGAAAATGGTCCTAAAGGTTCTTATCATAATTTTCAATCTAAGGAAGATTATGATCGCTTTTTGGAATACGCTAAGTTTTATAATGAAGCAAACCTTTTAAGGTCGGCAAGAAGAGCGATATTATTCAAAGGATCAACGGATTTGATGTTTGATCTTTTATCGATTGAACTGGCTTCAGCGACGAAAACATACATCGAGGGTGACTTCCTGACTTCAAGACTTCTTTTCTCAGATATTTATAATGAGTACTCCACTGTTTTTGTTGATCGTCCTGATAATGCAGATTCTACAGTTTCTCAATCAACAGGACTAAGACTTGATGATGTCTTGTTCTATTTGGCAGAATCAAACTTTGGGGCTCGATTTTACACTGAGGCTAGAAAAAATTACGAGCTTTTAATCAATGAGTACCCTGAATCAGAATATGCCTCTAAATCAGTTTATAGAATTCTTTTTACGGACTATGTTCTTGACGAATTTGAAAAATTTGAACAAGACTTAGATGCATATTTAATAACCCCTTCATTTGTAGAAAACATCAAAGTTTCTAATCAATTCTTAAAGCAAATTAGAAACAGTTTAACAGAGTTAGAGGCTCAGAAATTTAACCTAGAATATGAACTTTCTTCCCTTTCTACACTAAAAGATGAATTGGTTGAATCATTGGCTGAAAGTCCGTCAAATACCACCTTTACAAGCCAAATCCAATCTGATATTGATCTTGCAGAAGTTGAAAGTAAGTCTGTTCAAGAGAAAATTACACTTTTAAGGGTAAGAATTGATAGTGTGCGTAAATATATTGGAAGGCAACGTTCACAATTGAACTCTAGTATCCGAGCGACAGTTCCCGAAAATTATCTAAATGATTATGGAAGAATTTTCTTATTAACATCAATGGCTTTTTATCGTGATAAACAGTAT
Protein-coding regions in this window:
- a CDS encoding zinc-binding dehydrogenase gives rise to the protein MLEVPEPLPSPNDVIIELKAAALNHRDVWIQKGLYPGLNLAVTLGSDGCGVVKACGSQVSEEWLNKAVIINPSIEWGIDENVHDANFKILGLPEDGTFAECVRVPSSNIYPKPKHLTFEQAAALPLAGLTAYRALFSRAKLKPGEKILITGIGGGAALMAMQFALAAKANVYVTSSSNEKLQKAAQFGVKAGFLYTDSKWQEKVMKEVEGFDVIVDSAGGENFDKLISLANPSGRIVTFGATAGTVKEINIRKLFWKQLSILGTTMGSANDFENMLKFVKKHKIVPIIDSNFLLQEAEFAMRKMERGEQFGKIVLKITN
- a CDS encoding DNA starvation/stationary phase protection protein, which translates into the protein MSVEVKVKHTTEVVIQAINRQIANTYLLSIKYKKFHWHVSGPFFKQLHDLFDMHHGQLLTIIDDLAERSRSIGGHPIATASEFINNSELEEAMGYNFSPLQMVEMLYSDSDLIIDSLHEDIIQATNDSDPGTADLFTSIVQTIQKQAWFLAETKARGTLL
- a CDS encoding serine hydrolase domain-containing protein; protein product: MSYKSISRISLLCLIYISCNPPSPFVQLPLSDKSETHRIILQDKLDSLFHKYQCSGLVITITNKDSLIFSYANGYAKMGEKKPITLNTYYRIASISKVFIALTIKKMEVDGLLNLEDDVSKYLGFKFRNIKNPMVPIKLKYLLNHTSSLKADESIGLINGDVYRSPLKVIFDFSDSKNRDAISSYWSDTKPGEEFAYSNFAYLILASVIEKVVNFDFNDYLKQSIFLPMNLKATFNQSELADSLIGYTYRNIDGTWVAQSDSIYVSKHKKRQFGENLIVYSPMGGLRISALELAKIQKEILNLSSKGKIFGLPEKSFRELILDSIVTKDKSFEIYSLGFHHTKQLNVGEKWIGHPGEAYGLLSGWYYSPEKSLGITIIIPGSTYQSTQTEFYDIEKSIHSLLMTYIDLIDNHAPNPR
- the alr gene encoding alanine racemase; amino-acid sequence: MAVEDIDILAEGLTERYSLPDEQLTEAFISKRNLIHNVDHIRQHLESRCKIIAVVKANAYGHSIDAVIPSLIESNIDYFGVANVNEGILLRYFLQKKNSIKFTTTPKILAFSAPLPDQIPFYLKHDIEATITGFESLRFAESITASNLKVLNVHLKIDTGMSRLGCNPKEAMKIAELIHSSKYLNLRGVYTHFASSGEDLAFTRKQLALFLEVCSSIEQSIQVPFMKHCANSGAIISDRETHLDAVRPGILLYGIIPFYTPSNSFNFRPVMQLQSKVTFTKWIEKGTTVSYGRKWKAWRRTRIATISIGYADGIPRLLSNNLKVLINGKIFNQVGIITMDQMMVNLENDASINEGDIATIFGWSHPEIHVDKISKKAGSISYELISSVSPRVRRVIVD
- the deoC gene encoding deoxyribose-phosphate aldolase — translated: MNATYLAAHNVLKRAIGIDAKKASTEVKNYVDSGADRICLKENICIPNFAFAKYIDHTLLKPDASRDEIIALCLEAKENGFASVCVNPHFVKLSATMLKGTDVKVCTVVGFPLGATHSKVKAFETDLACNDGATEIDMVVNIGEIKSKNYDLVESDIQIVVETAKKHHALVKVIIETTLLTDQEKIIASILCKNAGADFVKTSTGFSKGGATVEDIKLMRMAVGEGFGIKASGGVRDYTTAKKMIEYGATRIGASASVKIVQEASCKTTPSETGSNY
- a CDS encoding (2Fe-2S) ferredoxin domain-containing protein; protein product: MRFRSHLFICLNEKHCGKHQSEQVQLYLKRRLKELHLTDLFRANKSGCLDACDFAPSSVSYPEGVWLQLKSDQDAEEYLLYLLGNRDSIEHLTIKLYKNE